The stretch of DNA GGGAAATAATGTTCTTTGCAAAACGAGGCCCTGTCTGAATAATAGCATGGCTACTGCTTTCATTAATACACCCGTGTCTGATTTGTGATTACATGAAGGAAGGAGGAGTGTGCATTTCATATGAAGAAATACAAGAGGACAACTGCTCCAGGCCTCCATCTCAGAGGAGCACATACCTGTAGTGTGGATGCTCTTGAGTCGCTGGTCTCTGTAGGACCTGTGCTTCTGGGTATACTGGACACAAAGTATCCTGCTCCCTTGGGTACTATCGGCTGTCTGACGACCACATTGCCTTTCCTGGTCTCTGCTAGAAACAGGCTATACCAGTAGGCATCACTGGAGATGAGGGTGGAATCAGCGATGGTGGAGCTCCTCTGGCTGATGATACTGTTTCTGCTGATCACACTGTtcctgttcagactgttcagattCATATTTATAGCAGGAGGCATCTTCATGGGCTTCGGTTTCTGACACTTCAGCACAATGATCACCAGTATGGTGATCAACAGCAGGAAGGACACTGAACCCAAACCGATGACCAAATACAGATTTAAGTCTGTGAACAAGTCAAATTCTAAAGGCACCTCAGTAGTTTCTGAGAATGGCGTCACCATGTGTTCTACTGTTGATATCTTGATGGTAATTGTGGCCGAAAGAGCAGGGTCTCCATTGTCTTTGGCGACAACAACCAGCCTCTGATGACGGGGATCCCTGTAGCTGAACATTCTTGTGGTCCGGATCTCCCCGTTGTACTGATCTAGACTGAACAGAGTAGAGTCACTGGTCTGTAGAAGCTGATATGTGACCCGTGAGTTCTGTAATGAGTCTGTGTCAATGGCGATTACTTTGACAATCAGGAATCCTTTATCAACGGACCTCGGGATCACCTCTTCAATTACCGAGCCCTGTGCTCGCCAAGGCGACACTATGAGCGGGGTGTTGTCATTCTGGTCCAGAATGATGACGTGAACTGTCACATTGCTGCTGAGTGGAggtaacccagagtctctggcctCTATGTGGAAAAGAAACTCCCTCTCCCTTTCAAAGTCAAAGGTCTTTAGAGCATAAAGGTTGCCATTCTCTGGATTAATGGAGAACAGCATGGACATAGACGTGTTGATGATCTCCTTCTCCATGATAAAATAGACCAGATACTGGTTCTCGTGGAGGTCGGGGTCAAAAGCACTGAGTGACGTCAACAGTGCGCCGGGGATGTTGTTCTCCACAACATGGATTGTGTAGAACGACTGGGGGAATACTGGTGCGTTATCATTGACGTCCAGTATCTCCAAGGTGATTGTCTCATTGTCAAATAAGCGAGGTGTTCCTTTGTCTGTGACTATGAAAGTGATGTCATATCTTGGAATTGTCTCACGGTCCAGTGGTTCTGAAATAAGCAGAGCAAAGTAATCCTCCGAAGACTTATCGAGAACGAAGGGTAGGGATGCTTGTTGGTTCAAAGTGAGTTCAACTTCACCGTTGTCCCCAGAGTCCCTATCGCTTATACTGATTACTGCTATCAATGTTCCAATGGCAACATCTTCATTGACCGTGCTTTTAAAAGATGTAATGGTGACCTCAGGATAGTTGTCATTCAGATCGGTAATAAACGCCATTACTTTACAATCTCCAGATAACGAATTCGATCCTTGGTCT from Oncorhynchus kisutch isolate 150728-3 linkage group LG28, Okis_V2, whole genome shotgun sequence encodes:
- the LOC109872751 gene encoding protocadherin alpha-C2-like; amino-acid sequence: MALSIATVWTRCATVLFVFSGMWEIALPITRYSIPEEMQEGSVVANLATDLGLDVRALVTRKAKLDIIHTKKYLDINKETGELFILEKIDREYICSSKTTSCFLKTDVILENPIRIFYIELEIMDINDNAPVFRRETMQLDISESTAPGERFSLTNAVDADVGANSIKTYYLSESKYFTIEIQTGSDGSKYVDLVINRNLDREEQAVHNLILTAADGGVPARSSTASIFLRVLDINDNAPFFNQPIYAINVTENSPIGTLVMKLNATDLDEGTNAEITYSYTLYTSEKTQEKFYLNSNTGEIKVKDVIDFEESHSFDIYIQARDQGSNSLSGDCKVMAFITDLNDNYPEVTITSFKSTVNEDVAIGTLIAVISISDRDSGDNGEVELTLNQQASLPFVLDKSSEDYFALLISEPLDRETIPRYDITFIVTDKGTPRLFDNETITLEILDVNDNAPVFPQSFYTIHVVENNIPGALLTSLSAFDPDLHENQYLVYFIMEKEIINTSMSMLFSINPENGNLYALKTFDFEREREFLFHIEARDSGLPPLSSNVTVHVIILDQNDNTPLIVSPWRAQGSVIEEVIPRSVDKGFLIVKVIAIDTDSLQNSRVTYQLLQTSDSTLFSLDQYNGEIRTTRMFSYRDPRHQRLVVVAKDNGDPALSATITIKISTVEHMVTPFSETTEVPLEFDLFTDLNLYLVIGLGSVSFLLLITILVIIVLKCQKPKPMKMPPAINMNLNSLNRNSVISRNSIISQRSSTIADSTLISSDAYWYSLFLAETRKGNVVVRQPIVPKGAGYFVSSIPRSTGPTETSDSRASTLQDSRASSDLP